Part of the Paracoccus sp. MC1862 genome, TTGCAGGAGCCGCAAGGGATTGGCGGACCTTTTGGCAATGCCTGCAAACGGGCGGCTTCGTGCAACGCATGAAACTCCTCGGCTGCGCTTGAGGGGCAATCCCGGGCTCGCCTGCCTTGGGCACACTGCGGTCTGGTGACGGAAGGCTCCGGCCCGGCGCCCCATCCTTCCGGATCTTTTCCGACTGTGTTCGTAGAGGAAAAGCACATGGCCGGCTTCTCGCGCAGGTCGGCCGCGGCGTCTTTCCTGCTATCATGTGGCCCGGGAACCGCAGGGCGGGGGAAAGTTGAACCACTGACGCCGCTGTGAGTTGATCTCGACCCCGCCCCAGCTATGTGCTGGCTTCATATCACGAGGCGATTGCCGCAAGTGCCCGCAGGGGCCCAGGCCGACAGGAGATTGAGATGTCCGTCACCCACCGATCCGCCCTCGACCGGCGGTCCTTTCTTGCTACCTCGCTTGCGCTGGGCGCCGCAGGCTTCGCGGGTTCCGCCGCCGCGCAGGCGGTCGATCCCTATACCGGCCAGCCGTTGCAGGGCACGCCCGGCGCAGGTGCGACCCCCGATGCAGGTCTGGTGCAGCATGACGCCGCGGCAGACAACCGCCGCAACGTGTCCAGCTTCCGCATGCACGACTGGCAGCCTTATTTCAGCAATCTCAACAACGGCGCGGTCCTGGTGGACCTGACCTCGCGTGCACTGAGCTACTGGTCCGAGGACGGCACCGACTTTCGCCTGTTCCCGACCTCGATCCCGGTCAGCGAGGACCTGACCCGCCGCGGCCGCACCGAGATCATCAAGAAGGTGGACGGCCCTTCGTGGTCGCCCACGCCCGAGATGAAGAAGCGCAACCCGGAATGGCCGGATTTCGTCCCGCCGGGGCCGGACAACCCGATGGGCACCCATGCGCTGTGGCTGAGCTGGACCTATTACCGCATCCACGGCACCCACGATACCCGCAAGATCGGGCGCAAGTCCTCGAACGGCTGCATCGGGCTTTACAACGAGCATATCCAGCAACTTTTCGCGCTGACCAAGGTCGGCACGCAGGTTCTGGTCATCTGATCCCCTCGGCAGGGTCCACGCGCTGCCCCGGACCCGCCAGCACCGGGGCAGGCGCGAGATGCTCGATCAGCACGGCGGACAGGTCGTCCGCCCGTTCCCCGCTGGCAAAGGCGGCGACCGACCAGCACATGGATTCCAGCAGCGCATGGCCTGAAACAGGCGCGTTCAGTTGCAGGATCGCCCGCAGCCCGTCCTCGCCCAAGGGTTCGCCCCGACTGCTGGCCGCGTCGGTGATCCCGTCCGAAACGATCAGCATCCTGTCGCCCGGGTTCAGCACGACCTCGATCTCGTCAAAACGCGCGCCTTCCAGCACGCCGACCGGCAGTCCGCCATGGCCCACGCGCTCGATCGCGCCGCTGGCCCGCTGAAGAAAGGGGTGGGGGTGACCTGCCTGCACCAGCCGCAGCCGGTGCGTCGAAAGATCCAGCCGGGCATAGACCATGGTCAGGTAGGCTTCGGCGATCGGGCCATCCAGCATCAGGTCGTTCAAGGTGGACACGAGCCGCGCCGGCTCGACCTGATGATCCTGCGACAGCGCCTCGATCTGCGCCGCAACCCGCGCCGTCAGCAGGGCCGAGGCGACACCGTGCCCGGACACGTCCACCGCGTGCAGGCCGATGGCCCTATCGTCGAGCTGTTGGAAACCCACGAAATCGCCGCCGATCATGCCGGCCGGGCGCATCAGCAGCGACACCCGGAACGGCCCGAAGCTGCGCTGGCGTTCTCGGATCATCGCCTGCTGCAGCTTGCGTGCCTCGCGCAGGTCGGCAGTCATCTGTTCCTGGGCGTGGTGCAGCCGTTCAAGCGCGCCTTGCAGTTCGCGGTTCGCGGCGGCCAGGTTGTCGTGCATGTCCAGCACGCGTTCGGCGGCGCGGATGCGGGCCAGCAGTTCGGCGCCGGAGATGGGCTTCATCAGGAAATCGTCGGCGCCGGCGCCCAGTGCCACCGCGATGTCTTCACGCTGGGTGCTGGAGGTCAGAAGGATGAAATAGCCGTAGCCTTGGCGTGGCATGGTCCGGTGGGCGCGGCAGAGTTCCAGCCCCGACAGCGCTCCCAGATGTGAGTCGGACAGGATCAGGTCAGGTTCGAGATCCCGGCAGACCTGCAGGGCGGATTCGCCTTCCGCCGCCTCGACGACCCGATAGCCGGCGCGCTGCAACTGGATCGACAGCATGCGCCGGTGCGCCCGGCTGGCATCGGCCAGCAGCACCAGCCGGCGGCGAGGAACATGGCCCGGCGCGCCTGCCGGCACGGACGCGGCTAAACG contains:
- a CDS encoding L,D-transpeptidase, which gives rise to MSVTHRSALDRRSFLATSLALGAAGFAGSAAAQAVDPYTGQPLQGTPGAGATPDAGLVQHDAAADNRRNVSSFRMHDWQPYFSNLNNGAVLVDLTSRALSYWSEDGTDFRLFPTSIPVSEDLTRRGRTEIIKKVDGPSWSPTPEMKKRNPEWPDFVPPGPDNPMGTHALWLSWTYYRIHGTHDTRKIGRKSSNGCIGLYNEHIQQLFALTKVGTQVLVI
- a CDS encoding PP2C family protein-serine/threonine phosphatase, coding for MPAGAPGHVPRRRLVLLADASRAHRRMLSIQLQRAGYRVVEAAEGESALQVCRDLEPDLILSDSHLGALSGLELCRAHRTMPRQGYGYFILLTSSTQREDIAVALGAGADDFLMKPISGAELLARIRAAERVLDMHDNLAAANRELQGALERLHHAQEQMTADLREARKLQQAMIRERQRSFGPFRVSLLMRPAGMIGGDFVGFQQLDDRAIGLHAVDVSGHGVASALLTARVAAQIEALSQDHQVEPARLVSTLNDLMLDGPIAEAYLTMVYARLDLSTHRLRLVQAGHPHPFLQRASGAIERVGHGGLPVGVLEGARFDEIEVVLNPGDRMLIVSDGITDAASSRGEPLGEDGLRAILQLNAPVSGHALLESMCWSVAAFASGERADDLSAVLIEHLAPAPVLAGPGQRVDPAEGIR